A stretch of the Vulcanisaeta souniana JCM 11219 genome encodes the following:
- a CDS encoding FumA C-terminus/TtdB family hydratase beta subunit — MGTYHLKTPISDDDIIKLRVGDTIYVSGVLVSARDAAHVRMIELLHKGEKLPVDLSGGVIYHAGPVALKQGDTWRIVSMGPTTSARMDDFEPEVIEKAGVKLVIGKGGMGSKTTEAMKKYKAAYAIFTGGAGVLAAQAIKRVIGVNWLDLGIAEAMWVLEVENFGPLTVIIDSYGNNYYEGLRKSVREKVPDLSKEVTNVIKSVIKI; from the coding sequence ATGGGTACGTATCACCTTAAAACACCGATATCGGATGATGATATCATTAAATTAAGGGTTGGCGACACAATATACGTAAGTGGGGTCCTGGTCAGCGCCAGGGATGCTGCACACGTAAGGATGATCGAATTACTGCACAAAGGCGAGAAGTTACCCGTGGACCTTAGTGGTGGCGTTATTTACCATGCAGGACCCGTGGCACTTAAGCAAGGTGATACTTGGAGGATCGTTAGTATGGGCCCAACAACGAGTGCCAGGATGGATGATTTTGAGCCGGAGGTCATTGAGAAAGCGGGTGTTAAGTTGGTCATTGGTAAGGGTGGCATGGGCTCAAAGACGACAGAGGCTATGAAGAAATATAAGGCGGCTTATGCAATATTCACAGGCGGAGCAGGCGTCCTAGCAGCCCAAGCAATAAAGAGGGTTATTGGTGTCAACTGGCTTGATCTAGGTATAGCGGAGGCAATGTGGGTTCTTGAGGTTGAGAATTTTGGGCCTTTAACGGTAATAATTGATTCATATGGTAATAATTACTATGAGGGATTAAGAAAAAGTGTTAGGGAGAAGGTTCCTGACCTAAGTAAGGAAGTCACGAATGTAATAAAGAGCGTAATTAAGATATGA
- a CDS encoding CBS domain-containing protein: MRFLLMIAHELMTGGVVTMNHNEELTTAVQLMVDHGFRHIPILEGGSLRLILTALGIINGLVNNGDDAMREPVNKYGNDRFIIASQNDDAMEVIKKMTNSNVDAALILSGKELVGIITERDVVAKSPDHLFARYKIHEIANKEPVTAGEDTTLKDAMGIMAKHNIRHLLVTDGDRLLGVVSVKDILRHVIKYYRLRGRVDFDIPISRLMSHNPITIDSGASVLDAVKLMRRNNISSLPIVEAGRLMGIVTEHDMVKNLVR; the protein is encoded by the coding sequence GTGAGATTTCTATTAATGATTGCGCATGAGTTAATGACAGGCGGTGTGGTGACTATGAATCATAATGAGGAATTAACAACCGCGGTGCAGCTCATGGTTGATCACGGGTTCAGGCATATACCTATCCTCGAGGGCGGTTCATTGAGACTTATACTAACTGCGCTTGGGATAATAAACGGTTTAGTTAATAATGGCGATGATGCCATGAGGGAACCCGTGAACAAGTACGGTAATGACAGGTTCATTATTGCCTCGCAAAATGATGATGCAATGGAAGTGATCAAGAAAATGACTAATAGCAATGTTGACGCTGCACTGATACTCAGTGGGAAGGAATTAGTGGGTATTATCACTGAGAGGGATGTCGTTGCCAAATCGCCTGATCACTTGTTCGCCAGATATAAAATCCATGAGATAGCCAATAAGGAGCCAGTTACTGCGGGTGAGGACACTACATTGAAGGACGCCATGGGCATTATGGCAAAGCATAATATTAGACACCTACTAGTAACAGATGGAGACAGGCTTCTTGGAGTGGTTTCAGTAAAGGATATACTGAGGCATGTGATTAAGTACTATAGGCTTAGGGGACGGGTGGACTTCGATATACCCATCTCTAGGCTAATGAGCCATAACCCAATAACCATCGACAGCGGTGCGTCGGTATTAGATGCCGTTAAGCTCATGAGAAGGAATAACATTAGTTCCCTACCAATCGTTGAGGCCGGTAGGTTAATGGGTATTGTTACCGAACATGATATGGTAAAAAACCTAGTAAGGTAG
- a CDS encoding aldehyde dehydrogenase family protein, with protein sequence MQVVNVSVLGPVTLPEFSREFQNTMTKFGVFRAFIAGSWIDFGSYMPVKSPINGEAIAQVSKLGAEHVDSAIERLHYSWPLLKAIPAHKRADMLIKVADFIEEYKQLFRDVLIIEGGKPINEAEGEVESTITRLRMIHQDLGRLLNVGIPGEYGVGTENKYAIVVREPIGVVAAIAPFNYPLFTSMVKVATALLAGNPVIFKPSSYTPITGVLIAKAIEYAGLGNYFAMVTGPGAAVGDAMVTHPLVRAITLTGSTETGLRVMRMAGLKRLQLELGGKAPAIVLEDADLRDAARKIVTGSLRLSGQRCDAISRVIAMDSVADELINYIVKEVNGWVVGDPRDPKVRVGPLIDANAVERVHSMVDDALMKDGKLIYGGKYWLTYHEPTVVDNVSRKSRLAIEETFGPVIPVIRVKSVDEAIEVANEVMYGLDAAVFGRDVGMLWRVARSLEVGEVTINDFPRHGLGLFPFGGVKESGFGREGVGFSVEDVTELKTIVITHG encoded by the coding sequence ATGCAGGTAGTTAACGTAAGTGTTCTCGGCCCAGTGACGCTGCCAGAATTCTCGAGGGAATTCCAAAACACCATGACAAAGTTTGGGGTTTTCCGTGCATTCATTGCTGGTTCATGGATTGACTTCGGTAGTTACATGCCAGTCAAATCACCAATAAACGGAGAGGCAATAGCGCAGGTCAGTAAGTTGGGTGCGGAACACGTTGACTCTGCCATAGAGAGGCTTCACTACTCATGGCCATTGCTCAAGGCAATACCTGCCCATAAACGCGCCGACATGCTGATAAAGGTTGCGGACTTCATTGAGGAGTATAAGCAGTTGTTTAGGGATGTCTTAATCATTGAGGGTGGAAAGCCCATTAATGAGGCTGAGGGTGAGGTTGAATCAACAATAACCAGGCTCAGGATGATTCACCAGGACCTGGGTAGATTATTGAACGTAGGTATTCCAGGAGAGTATGGGGTGGGCACGGAGAATAAGTACGCAATTGTGGTTAGGGAACCTATAGGCGTGGTTGCGGCGATAGCTCCATTCAATTACCCATTATTCACATCAATGGTTAAGGTGGCCACAGCCCTCCTGGCCGGCAACCCCGTAATATTCAAGCCATCGAGTTACACACCAATAACCGGCGTGTTAATAGCCAAGGCAATTGAGTACGCCGGACTCGGTAATTACTTCGCCATGGTCACAGGACCTGGCGCAGCTGTGGGTGATGCCATGGTTACTCACCCACTGGTTAGGGCAATCACGTTGACAGGTAGTACGGAGACCGGACTTAGAGTCATGAGAATGGCCGGATTAAAGAGATTACAGCTTGAACTTGGCGGTAAGGCGCCAGCCATAGTCCTTGAGGATGCTGATCTAAGGGACGCCGCCAGGAAAATAGTCACGGGCTCACTGAGGCTCTCCGGCCAGCGTTGTGATGCAATTAGTAGGGTTATTGCCATGGATAGTGTAGCTGATGAATTGATTAATTACATAGTTAAGGAGGTTAACGGTTGGGTTGTTGGTGATCCACGTGATCCTAAGGTTAGGGTTGGCCCGCTCATTGATGCCAATGCTGTTGAGAGAGTTCACTCAATGGTTGATGACGCACTGATGAAGGACGGCAAATTAATTTATGGCGGTAAGTACTGGCTTACATACCATGAGCCAACCGTGGTTGATAACGTTAGTAGGAAGTCAAGGCTTGCGATTGAGGAGACCTTTGGACCAGTAATACCTGTCATAAGGGTTAAGTCCGTTGATGAGGCTATTGAGGTGGCCAATGAGGTTATGTACGGGCTTGACGCCGCGGTCTTTGGGCGTGACGTAGGCATGCTGTGGAGAGTGGCTAGGTCATTAGAGGTTGGTGAGGTTACAATAAACGACTTTCCAAGACATGGTCTTGGTCTATTCCCATTCGGTGGCGTAAAGGAATCAGGATTCGGCAGAGAAGGTGTGGGCTTCAGTGTTGAGGATGTAACGGAGTTAAAAACCATAGTAATAACGCATGGTTGA
- a CDS encoding GTPase gives MSRVSQSEAWRRVRGVLELSDLVLEVVDARDPMETRNRKLEELLNRLGKPLIIVINKADLVPMNILKEWKEYLEREHPTVFISAKNRLGTRKLITSIKQHAPKLPVRISVVGYPNVGKSTIINYLRGRHVAETSPIPGWTIGEQVVKAKQWLVVIDTPGVIPPEEIKDEALLIIKGAIDPSKIDDPVPPAIKLIMRIKTFNPKAFMDRYGVDAEDPMELLELIGRRRGLLVKGGKVNTRNAAVAVIRDWVIGKLVYYYRPGVIGNA, from the coding sequence ATGAGCAGGGTAAGTCAGAGCGAGGCTTGGAGGAGGGTTAGGGGTGTCCTGGAGTTAAGTGACCTAGTACTTGAGGTTGTCGATGCGAGGGACCCGATGGAGACTAGGAATAGAAAGTTAGAGGAACTACTCAACAGGTTGGGTAAGCCATTAATAATAGTCATTAATAAGGCTGACCTCGTTCCAATGAACATACTTAAGGAATGGAAGGAATACCTAGAGAGGGAACACCCCACGGTATTCATAAGTGCAAAGAATAGGCTGGGCACCAGGAAACTCATTACCAGTATTAAACAACATGCGCCCAAGTTGCCGGTCAGGATTTCAGTGGTTGGTTACCCAAATGTAGGCAAATCAACAATTATTAACTACCTCAGGGGCAGGCACGTTGCAGAGACAAGCCCAATACCTGGCTGGACAATTGGCGAGCAAGTCGTTAAGGCCAAGCAGTGGCTAGTAGTCATAGACACGCCCGGTGTCATACCACCAGAGGAAATTAAGGATGAGGCATTGCTGATTATTAAGGGTGCCATAGATCCCTCAAAGATCGATGACCCTGTACCACCGGCGATAAAGTTAATAATGAGAATTAAGACATTCAACCCCAAGGCGTTTATGGATAGGTATGGTGTTGATGCGGAAGATCCAATGGAACTCCTGGAATTAATTGGAAGGAGGAGGGGGTTATTAGTGAAGGGTGGTAAGGTAAATACTAGGAACGCTGCAGTTGCCGTGATTAGGGACTGGGTAATTGGCAAGTTAGTTTATTACTATAGGCCGGGGGTGATTGGTAATGCCTAA
- a CDS encoding V-type ATP synthase subunit D has product MALERPIPSRLTLLRLRNQERLYRSIKKTVEDARNATIQRIRAIIPKLEIARKSVYDELGRVSLILKAAVSRMGIEEYGKLSEVIKPSVDVEFIDITMEGLKFRGLEFRGVLSPNYGIYAIPPELDSALYGIYSNFKVISEMMNLENLFYTLLARIREYQRMVNAIDNVLLPRIMDNSRFVRLKLDEDEREEFVRRIVISKLLEAMGR; this is encoded by the coding sequence GTGGCCCTTGAGAGACCAATACCATCAAGGCTAACCCTATTGAGACTTAGGAACCAGGAGAGGCTGTATAGGAGTATCAAGAAGACCGTGGAGGATGCCAGGAACGCCACCATACAGAGGATAAGGGCAATAATACCTAAACTAGAGATAGCGAGAAAAAGCGTCTATGATGAGTTGGGAAGAGTGTCATTAATACTCAAGGCAGCAGTATCAAGAATGGGCATAGAGGAATACGGTAAACTCAGCGAGGTCATAAAACCATCTGTGGACGTTGAATTCATAGACATAACAATGGAAGGACTTAAGTTCAGGGGATTGGAATTCAGGGGTGTTTTAAGCCCTAATTACGGTATTTATGCAATACCGCCAGAACTCGACAGCGCCCTATACGGAATATACAGTAACTTTAAGGTTATTTCGGAAATGATGAACTTAGAGAACCTATTCTACACATTACTTGCCAGGATCAGGGAGTACCAAAGAATGGTCAACGCCATAGACAACGTACTACTACCCAGGATAATGGATAACTCAAGATTCGTCAGGCTTAAGCTCGACGAAGATGAACGTGAGGAATTCGTTAGAAGAATAGTAATTAGCAAGCTCCTCGAGGCAATGGGCAGATAA
- a CDS encoding stage II sporulation protein M, with translation MRFDLRRVIIVYAIELLVLTVLSIIGFYIGPLFVNESMITSLENELRGATGLGPNYIFLHNLVIDTLMAIPVVGPFFFVFTLATTGFVLGVFVSYALNSPIGLVLSLLVTMFFPHGIIELFAYAFSTSGSLLFTGGIINTIRRRGSVNRDGVIAFIIYYVISVILLYIAANVEYFEITALKGIISGMFS, from the coding sequence ATGAGATTTGATCTAAGGAGGGTCATCATAGTATATGCAATTGAATTACTGGTACTTACGGTACTATCAATAATTGGTTTCTACATAGGTCCTCTATTCGTAAACGAATCTATGATCACATCGCTAGAAAACGAACTAAGGGGCGCCACAGGACTAGGACCGAATTATATATTCCTCCATAACCTCGTAATAGATACCCTAATGGCAATTCCGGTGGTTGGTCCATTCTTCTTCGTATTCACCCTTGCAACCACCGGGTTCGTATTGGGCGTTTTCGTTTCATATGCGCTCAATTCACCAATAGGTCTTGTACTATCATTACTTGTAACAATGTTTTTTCCGCATGGTATAATCGAGCTCTTCGCCTATGCTTTCTCCACATCCGGTTCATTACTATTCACAGGTGGAATCATTAATACCATACGAAGAAGAGGGTCGGTGAATAGGGATGGGGTTATTGCCTTCATTATTTATTACGTAATTTCAGTGATCCTCCTCTATATTGCTGCAAATGTTGAATATTTCGAAATAACAGCACTGAAGGGGATAATAAGTGGCATGTTTAGTTAG
- a CDS encoding zinc finger domain-containing protein, which translates to MAIPNVERPKPALHGPTVPVCTSCGKPIRPYERATHFLCPNCGKAEIWRCEHCRRIGNPYKCPVCGFEGP; encoded by the coding sequence ATGGCAATACCCAATGTTGAGAGACCAAAACCAGCACTTCATGGACCAACCGTGCCCGTATGCACTTCATGCGGTAAACCAATTAGACCATATGAAAGAGCCACGCACTTCCTATGCCCAAACTGTGGTAAGGCCGAGATATGGAGATGCGAGCACTGCAGGAGAATAGGAAACCCATACAAATGCCCAGTCTGCGGCTTTGAGGGGCCCTAG